A single region of the Halorussus gelatinilyticus genome encodes:
- a CDS encoding ABC transporter permease, producing the protein MSADRDADASLVERVKENPGPALGWLAGALILFALEAGAVVHFVTGLFGPGVELPTLLTRDLIPNGGYQTASGGWEKTFLGLAPAYAWALRVVLIYAYAFLWLVWLWRGYVVFRENYRHADWTPRDDMVDRLRGHRWGQFGAVVVFAFVVMAMFAPALGPTTVEKNISNPYSHYIEHYNDEGQLENITVGTANLGSRSQGTPERNVGPMQYDKFGRWHPFGTLPSGKDMFTFMAAGARISLFIGLISIGASGLIAAAFALLTAYYKGLVDLAVVIVGDSIMSLPRLLFVMLLSVVLGGTWIAEIYSGALVLALIFAGTGWPFLWRSVRGPAMQVSEQEWIDAAKSFGQRPTVTMRKHMAPYILGYLLVYASMSLGGVIIAVAGLSFLGLGINPPTPEWGRAVDIGQSYVTTSSWHISFIPGVMIVLVVTAFNALGDGIRDAIDPQSGSGEGEGSEAAAATGGGA; encoded by the coding sequence ATGAGCGCAGACAGAGACGCAGACGCCTCCCTCGTCGAGAGAGTCAAGGAGAACCCCGGCCCGGCACTCGGTTGGTTAGCCGGGGCGCTGATACTGTTCGCGCTGGAAGCCGGCGCGGTCGTCCACTTCGTGACCGGTCTCTTCGGTCCCGGCGTCGAACTACCGACGCTACTGACGCGGGACCTCATCCCGAACGGCGGGTACCAGACGGCGAGTGGCGGGTGGGAGAAGACCTTCCTCGGCCTCGCCCCCGCCTACGCGTGGGCGCTTCGCGTCGTCCTCATCTACGCCTACGCCTTCCTCTGGCTGGTCTGGCTCTGGCGGGGCTACGTCGTCTTCCGGGAGAACTACCGCCACGCCGACTGGACGCCGCGCGACGACATGGTGGACCGCCTCCGCGGCCACCGGTGGGGTCAGTTCGGCGCGGTCGTCGTCTTCGCGTTCGTCGTGATGGCGATGTTCGCGCCCGCACTCGGCCCGACGACCGTCGAGAAGAACATCTCGAACCCCTACTCGCACTACATCGAGCACTACAACGACGAGGGACAACTCGAGAACATCACGGTCGGGACGGCCAACCTCGGGTCGCGCTCGCAGGGGACGCCCGAACGCAACGTCGGGCCGATGCAGTACGACAAGTTCGGTCGGTGGCACCCCTTCGGGACGTTACCATCTGGGAAGGACATGTTCACGTTCATGGCCGCGGGAGCGCGGATATCGCTGTTCATCGGGCTGATATCCATCGGCGCGAGCGGACTCATCGCGGCGGCGTTCGCGCTGTTGACGGCTTACTACAAGGGGCTGGTAGACCTCGCGGTGGTCATCGTCGGTGACTCGATAATGTCGTTACCGAGACTGCTGTTCGTCATGCTCCTGTCGGTGGTGTTGGGCGGGACGTGGATAGCCGAAATCTACAGCGGCGCGCTCGTCTTGGCGCTCATCTTCGCCGGGACCGGGTGGCCGTTCCTGTGGCGGTCCGTGCGCGGACCGGCGATGCAGGTCTCCGAGCAGGAGTGGATCGACGCCGCCAAGAGCTTCGGACAGCGACCGACCGTCACGATGCGCAAGCATATGGCGCCGTACATCCTCGGCTATCTGCTGGTGTACGCCTCGATGTCGCTCGGCGGCGTCATCATCGCCGTCGCAGGCCTCTCGTTCCTCGGGTTGGGCATCAACCCGCCGACGCCCGAGTGGGGCCGCGCGGTGGACATCGGCCAGTCGTACGTCACCACGTCGTCGTGGCACATCTCGTTCATCCCCGGCGTGATGATCGTGCTGGTCGTGACGGCGTTCAACGCCTTGGGCGACGGTATCCGCGACGCCATCGACCCGCAGAGCGGGAGCGGTGAAGGCGAAGGCTCCGAGGCCGCCGCGGCCACCGGAGGTGGTGCCTGA
- a CDS encoding ABC transporter ATP-binding protein, with translation MAQRETSAVRGDDEPLLSVENLQTAFFTDKETIRAVDGVSFDIHRGETVGIVGESGSGKSVTARSIMGLVDSPGRVLEGSSIRFDGEELTEKTEKQYRNLRGSEIAMVFQDPLTSLNPVYTVGNQIKEALRLHQDLRGSEATEEAIELLEAVGIPDAARRVREYPHEFSGGMRQRAVIAMALACDPELLICDEPTTALDVTIQAQILELLEELQEERDLAIMFITHDMGVIAEISDRVNVMYAGEIVESAPVEALYENPRHPYTKGLLQSIPGNQPGADRLSTIEGDVPTPNEPASYCRFEPRCPKAFEECTRVHPASIEVNADAEDHTAACLLYPEDVSQMEAVELHEQRESQREVSER, from the coding sequence ATGGCGCAGCGCGAAACCTCTGCCGTCCGCGGAGACGACGAGCCGCTGCTGTCGGTCGAAAACCTCCAGACGGCCTTCTTCACGGACAAGGAGACCATCCGCGCGGTGGACGGCGTGAGCTTCGACATCCACCGCGGCGAGACGGTCGGCATCGTCGGCGAGTCCGGGTCGGGCAAGAGCGTCACCGCCCGGTCCATCATGGGACTCGTAGACTCGCCCGGTCGAGTACTGGAGGGCAGTAGCATCCGGTTCGACGGCGAGGAACTGACCGAGAAGACCGAAAAGCAGTACCGGAACCTCCGGGGCAGCGAGATCGCCATGGTGTTCCAAGACCCGCTGACCTCGCTGAATCCGGTGTACACGGTCGGCAACCAGATCAAGGAAGCGCTTCGGCTCCACCAGGACCTGCGCGGGTCGGAAGCGACCGAGGAGGCCATCGAGTTGCTCGAAGCGGTCGGAATTCCGGACGCCGCCCGGCGCGTGCGGGAGTACCCCCACGAGTTCTCGGGCGGGATGCGCCAGCGCGCGGTCATCGCGATGGCGCTGGCCTGCGACCCCGAACTGCTCATCTGCGACGAGCCGACCACCGCGCTCGACGTGACGATTCAGGCCCAGATTCTGGAACTGCTCGAGGAGTTGCAGGAGGAGCGCGATTTGGCCATCATGTTCATCACTCACGACATGGGCGTCATCGCGGAGATCTCCGACCGCGTGAACGTGATGTACGCGGGCGAAATCGTCGAGAGCGCGCCGGTCGAAGCGCTATACGAGAATCCGCGCCACCCCTACACCAAGGGGCTGCTCCAGTCGATTCCGGGCAACCAACCCGGTGCGGACCGGCTCTCGACCATCGAGGGCGACGTGCCGACGCCGAACGAACCCGCGAGCTACTGCCGATTCGAGCCGCGGTGTCCGAAGGCGTTCGAGGAGTGTACGCGAGTCCACCCCGCGTCGATCGAAGTGAACGCGGACGCGGAGGACCACACCGCGGCCTGTCTGCTGTATCCCGAAGACGTCTCGCAGATGGAGGCCGTCGAGTTACACGAACAGCGCGAGAGCCAGCGCGAGGTGAGCGAACGATGA
- a CDS encoding ABC transporter ATP-binding protein produces the protein MSEQVQQESVGVATGETLVEVNGLKTYYDDGGIVDSNPVKAVDGVDFEIKRGETLGLVGESGCGKTTLGRTLIQLEKSTAGEVLFDGTDVTELSGKELKDWRRNSQMVFQDPESSLNDRMTVGEIVREPLDVHDWNTPEERRERVRELLDVVGLQPQHYYRYPHQFSGGQRQRIGIARALALEPEFVVLDEPVSALDVSVQAQILNLLEDLQDEFGLTYLFIAHDLSVVRHICDRVAVMYLGNVMELGDAEELFENPKNPYTHSLLSAIPEPDPTANKDRITLRGTPPSPRDPPKGCPFTTRCPMKIRPEKYQDMDSDTWVAIEVFREVLRERSRAEKSLTEQAKELLGMETRFSDIGEIKQELFGDIDLSSEVERHIDEAADRVEENNEEEARRVLREEFGSVCDFEKPDDHVVSDTGRVSHCHRHKSEYTEPDEFVPYTER, from the coding sequence ATGAGCGAACAAGTCCAACAGGAGTCGGTCGGCGTCGCTACCGGCGAGACGCTCGTGGAGGTCAACGGACTGAAGACCTACTACGACGACGGCGGCATCGTCGATTCGAACCCCGTGAAAGCGGTCGATGGCGTAGACTTCGAGATAAAGCGCGGCGAGACGCTCGGTCTCGTCGGCGAGTCGGGCTGTGGCAAGACGACGCTCGGCCGGACCCTCATCCAGTTGGAGAAATCGACGGCCGGCGAGGTCCTGTTCGACGGGACCGACGTGACCGAACTCTCGGGGAAGGAGCTGAAAGACTGGCGGCGTAACAGCCAGATGGTGTTCCAAGACCCCGAGTCGAGCCTCAACGACCGGATGACCGTCGGCGAAATCGTCCGGGAGCCGCTGGACGTTCACGACTGGAACACGCCCGAGGAGCGCCGCGAGCGCGTCCGGGAACTGCTCGACGTGGTGGGGCTGCAACCGCAACACTACTACCGATACCCCCACCAGTTCTCGGGCGGCCAGCGCCAGCGCATCGGCATCGCCCGCGCGCTGGCGCTCGAACCCGAGTTCGTCGTGCTGGACGAACCGGTGTCGGCGCTCGACGTATCGGTGCAGGCCCAGATTCTCAACCTGCTGGAGGACTTGCAGGACGAGTTCGGCCTGACGTACCTGTTCATCGCCCACGACCTGAGCGTCGTCCGGCACATCTGCGACCGCGTGGCCGTGATGTATCTGGGTAACGTGATGGAGTTGGGCGACGCCGAGGAGCTGTTCGAGAACCCCAAGAACCCCTACACGCACTCGCTGCTGTCGGCGATTCCGGAACCCGACCCCACGGCGAACAAGGACCGCATCACGCTTCGGGGCACGCCGCCGAGTCCGCGCGACCCGCCGAAGGGCTGTCCGTTCACGACGCGGTGTCCGATGAAGATTCGGCCCGAGAAGTACCAAGACATGGATTCGGACACGTGGGTCGCCATCGAGGTGTTCCGCGAGGTCCTGCGCGAGCGGTCGCGCGCCGAGAAGTCGCTGACCGAGCAGGCGAAGGAACTGCTCGGGATGGAGACCCGGTTCTCCGACATCGGCGAGATCAAACAGGAGTTGTTCGGCGACATCGACCTGTCGAGCGAGGTCGAGCGTCACATCGACGAGGCGGCCGACCGAGTGGAGGAGAACAACGAGGAAGAGGCTCGCCGGGTCCTCCGCGAGGAGTTCGGCAGCGTCTGTGACTTCGAGAAACCCGACGACCACGTGGTCAGCGACACCGGGCGCGTCAGCCACTGTCACCGCCACAAGTCGGAGTACACCGAACCCGACGAGTTCGTCCCCTACACCGAGCGGTAG
- a CDS encoding DUF7555 family protein — translation MSRTPSQSANASRARQAVDGVVYAVAVAAVVFVIGAAIGLLVGGGLVTAKYVMFVLGILLFGYATFQLRPDPPWDTTETEDGELKVTKNEPSGRVVGGRDETKFQAAVQRIPPLPWYSLPPNQRFSAAFKLFLASLATLAWSFVLETVFGVAA, via the coding sequence ATGTCCCGGACGCCCTCCCAGTCCGCGAACGCTAGTCGAGCGCGGCAAGCCGTGGACGGCGTCGTCTACGCCGTCGCCGTCGCCGCCGTAGTGTTCGTCATCGGGGCGGCCATCGGACTGCTCGTCGGCGGCGGACTCGTCACCGCGAAGTACGTCATGTTCGTCCTCGGCATCCTGCTGTTCGGCTACGCGACGTTCCAACTCCGACCGGACCCGCCGTGGGACACGACCGAGACCGAGGACGGCGAACTCAAGGTGACGAAGAACGAACCCAGTGGCCGGGTCGTCGGCGGGCGCGACGAGACGAAGTTTCAGGCCGCGGTCCAGCGGATTCCGCCGCTTCCGTGGTACTCGCTCCCGCCGAATCAGCGGTTCTCGGCGGCGTTCAAGCTGTTCCTCGCCAGTCTGGCGACGCTGGCGTGGTCGTTCGTGCTGGAGACGGTGTTCGGCGTCGCGGCGTAG
- a CDS encoding DUF7529 family protein → MPEAGDGEDPDYAEQIAANAEVQKGAWQRTIDDMRAMEEDLEAEGWDVVAIGAGHTAPTNPDAGESDRWGFVHVVPDNHAEEFSEAVATGKFPQYRVFRNEMDGRIFMLTQLLDPDSETAILVAGNFEIRHAPGLVKTALEEDEMYTHVQTLDGTHLGSFRHDDLKKFFPDPYKYAGYDVPFDDVMDDEDAADE, encoded by the coding sequence ATGCCAGAAGCAGGGGACGGAGAAGACCCCGACTACGCCGAGCAGATCGCCGCGAACGCGGAGGTCCAGAAGGGCGCGTGGCAGCGCACCATCGACGACATGCGGGCGATGGAGGAGGACCTCGAAGCCGAAGGGTGGGACGTCGTCGCCATCGGCGCGGGTCACACCGCGCCGACGAACCCCGACGCCGGCGAGAGCGACCGGTGGGGGTTCGTCCACGTCGTCCCCGACAACCATGCCGAGGAGTTCTCCGAGGCGGTCGCGACCGGGAAGTTCCCCCAGTACCGGGTGTTCCGAAACGAGATGGACGGTCGCATCTTCATGCTGACCCAACTGCTCGACCCCGACTCGGAGACCGCGATTCTCGTCGCGGGCAACTTCGAGATTCGCCACGCGCCCGGTCTCGTCAAGACCGCGCTGGAGGAAGACGAGATGTACACCCACGTCCAGACGCTCGACGGGACCCACCTCGGGTCGTTCCGCCACGACGACCTGAAGAAGTTCTTCCCCGACCCGTACAAGTACGCGGGCTACGACGTGCCCTTCGACGACGTGATGGACGACGAGGACGCCGCCGACGAGTAA
- a CDS encoding GrpB family protein: protein MDETPITIRDYDPTWPETFEAEQDRLETFLDAYTSRIEHIGSTAVEGLGAKPVIDVLAVVTGLPGVWGDLDNLATFYGYELSHVPMDWLFVQRTDDSGQLYNLHLIPESDDQWRDDLLFREYLRANPDARDEYEAVKRDAAESHPDDISAYNAAKADFCRSVLSRAEADESVTVPDE, encoded by the coding sequence ATGGACGAGACTCCGATAACGATTCGCGACTACGACCCGACGTGGCCGGAGACGTTCGAGGCCGAACAGGACCGACTGGAGACGTTCCTCGACGCGTACACCTCTCGCATCGAGCACATCGGAAGCACGGCCGTCGAGGGACTCGGCGCGAAACCGGTTATCGACGTGTTGGCGGTCGTGACCGGCCTGCCGGGCGTCTGGGGCGACCTCGACAACCTCGCCACGTTCTACGGCTACGAACTGAGCCACGTTCCCATGGACTGGCTGTTCGTGCAACGCACCGACGACTCGGGACAACTGTACAACCTCCACCTGATTCCGGAGTCCGACGACCAGTGGCGGGACGACCTGCTGTTCAGGGAGTACCTGCGGGCCAACCCGGACGCTCGCGACGAGTACGAGGCCGTCAAGCGGGACGCCGCCGAGTCGCACCCCGACGACATCAGCGCTTACAACGCCGCGAAAGCGGATTTCTGTCGGTCCGTGTTGTCGCGGGCCGAGGCCGACGAGTCGGTCACGGTGCCCGACGAGTGA
- a CDS encoding CBS domain-containing protein has translation MNVGEAMTPRSEVVTVELPGTRDDVLEYLQERSFSSVPVVKNSEGTEEFRGLISRDDLIENPDEDQLAMLMRDVPTTTQDTTIEEVAALMVEERARRVPVVDGELEGIVTVTDVVRAVADGEAVGDAEVGDIASRDVNTTYEEVPLTVAERELYYANLPYAVVLDEEGEMNGVLTEVDIIEVARVVEGEDDTGDSIADEDDDWKWESIKAVGKRYLPTRNVEIPAAPVHEFMTDSVVTVSGEKTAKEVAQMMLRNDVEQIPLVNGDRLTGIVRDINLLEALQ, from the coding sequence ATGAACGTAGGCGAAGCCATGACGCCACGCTCGGAGGTCGTCACCGTGGAGCTTCCGGGCACCCGCGACGATGTACTAGAGTATCTACAGGAGCGGTCGTTCTCGTCCGTTCCCGTGGTCAAGAACAGCGAGGGCACCGAGGAGTTCCGCGGTCTCATCTCGCGTGACGACCTCATCGAGAACCCCGACGAGGACCAACTCGCCATGCTGATGCGCGACGTCCCGACCACCACGCAGGACACGACCATCGAGGAGGTCGCGGCCCTGATGGTCGAGGAGCGCGCGCGCCGCGTCCCCGTGGTGGACGGCGAACTGGAGGGCATCGTCACCGTGACCGACGTAGTTCGGGCGGTCGCCGACGGCGAGGCCGTCGGGGACGCCGAAGTCGGCGACATCGCCTCCCGCGACGTGAACACCACCTACGAGGAGGTTCCCCTGACCGTCGCCGAGCGAGAACTCTACTACGCGAACCTGCCCTACGCCGTGGTCTTGGACGAGGAAGGCGAGATGAACGGCGTGCTGACCGAGGTGGACATCATCGAGGTCGCCCGCGTGGTCGAGGGCGAGGACGACACCGGCGACTCCATCGCCGACGAGGACGACGACTGGAAGTGGGAGTCCATCAAGGCGGTCGGCAAGCGCTACCTGCCGACCCGGAACGTCGAGATTCCGGCCGCGCCGGTCCACGAGTTCATGACCGATAGCGTGGTGACCGTCTCGGGCGAGAAGACCGCCAAGGAGGTCGCGCAGATGATGCTCCGCAACGACGTCGAGCAGATTCCGCTCGTGAACGGCGACCGACTCACCGGCATCGTCCGCGACATCAACCTGCTGGAGGCGCTACAGTGA
- the glyS gene encoding glycine--tRNA ligase, which yields MSRNDLVELAKRRGYFFQSAGAYGGVSGFYTYGPQGATLKQNVENTWRERFQIREGHREIDSPTVMPEPVFEASGHLDTFDDMLVECPECGESHRADHLVEDNTDIEEAESISIPDIEDLIAEHELVCPNCGTELGGVPVEDFNLMFETNIGPGDSSPGYLRPETAQGIFVEFPQLAEYARNQLPFGITQIGKAYRNEISPRKSIVRVREFTQAELEHFIDPTEDVPDLDRVADVELKLYPADEQEKDDGDYVYKTVEEAVEEDIVHEWVAYYLGVGKQWYESIGVDMDRFRYRQHLAGERAHYAADCWDAESEVDGDWIEITGFAYRSDYDLSKHDEYSDDDFTIFKQYDEPKVVERATVDPDMSYLGPEFGGEAGDVAAELELLAERDRAAFEDDEVTVEVGGEEYAIPTEKTGFSVEEQKETGEHVMPHVVEPSIGIDRVVYTVLAHAYGEDEIEGETRKRLSLEPEVAPTFVGVFPLMEKDGMGETAREITEDLRAAGFDVTYDDSGNIGRRYRRQDEVGTPFCVTVDYEALEDDTVTLRERDSTEQIRVPIADLPDLLGDLREGETTFAELDAPAPEQ from the coding sequence GTGAGCCGAAACGACCTCGTGGAACTGGCCAAGCGCCGAGGCTACTTCTTCCAGTCGGCGGGCGCGTACGGCGGCGTCTCGGGCTTCTACACCTACGGCCCGCAGGGCGCGACCCTCAAGCAGAACGTCGAGAATACGTGGCGCGAGCGGTTCCAGATTCGGGAGGGCCACCGCGAGATAGACTCCCCGACCGTGATGCCCGAACCCGTCTTCGAGGCGTCGGGCCACCTCGACACCTTCGACGACATGCTCGTGGAGTGCCCCGAGTGCGGCGAGAGCCACCGCGCCGACCACCTCGTGGAGGACAACACCGACATCGAAGAGGCCGAGAGCATCTCGATTCCGGACATCGAGGACCTCATCGCGGAACACGAGTTGGTCTGTCCGAACTGCGGCACCGAGTTGGGCGGCGTTCCGGTCGAGGACTTCAACCTGATGTTCGAGACGAACATCGGTCCGGGCGACTCCTCGCCGGGCTACCTCCGGCCCGAGACCGCGCAGGGCATCTTCGTGGAGTTCCCGCAACTCGCCGAGTACGCCAGAAATCAGCTCCCGTTCGGCATCACCCAGATCGGCAAGGCCTACCGCAACGAGATTAGCCCCCGGAAGTCCATCGTTCGCGTCCGGGAGTTCACGCAGGCCGAGTTGGAACACTTCATCGACCCGACCGAAGACGTTCCCGACCTCGACCGCGTGGCCGACGTGGAACTCAAACTGTACCCCGCCGACGAACAGGAGAAGGACGACGGCGATTACGTCTACAAGACCGTCGAGGAGGCGGTCGAGGAGGACATCGTCCACGAGTGGGTCGCCTACTATCTAGGCGTGGGCAAGCAGTGGTACGAGTCCATCGGCGTGGACATGGACCGGTTCCGGTACCGCCAGCACCTCGCGGGCGAGCGCGCTCACTACGCCGCGGACTGCTGGGACGCCGAGTCGGAGGTAGACGGCGACTGGATAGAGATCACCGGCTTCGCCTACCGGAGCGACTACGACCTGAGCAAACACGACGAGTACTCCGACGACGACTTTACCATCTTCAAGCAGTACGACGAACCGAAGGTGGTCGAGCGCGCCACGGTAGACCCCGACATGAGCTACCTCGGTCCGGAGTTCGGCGGTGAGGCCGGCGACGTCGCCGCGGAACTCGAACTGCTCGCGGAGCGCGACCGCGCGGCCTTCGAAGACGATGAAGTGACCGTCGAGGTCGGCGGCGAGGAGTACGCCATCCCGACCGAGAAGACCGGCTTCAGCGTCGAGGAGCAGAAGGAGACCGGCGAACACGTCATGCCACACGTCGTGGAGCCGTCCATCGGTATCGACCGCGTGGTCTACACGGTCCTCGCCCACGCCTACGGCGAGGACGAAATCGAGGGCGAGACGCGCAAGCGACTCTCGCTCGAACCCGAGGTCGCGCCCACCTTCGTCGGCGTCTTCCCGCTGATGGAGAAAGACGGCATGGGCGAGACCGCCCGCGAAATCACGGAGGACCTCCGCGCGGCGGGCTTCGACGTGACCTACGACGACTCGGGGAACATCGGTCGGCGCTACCGGCGACAGGACGAGGTCGGTACGCCGTTCTGCGTGACGGTGGACTACGAGGCCTTGGAGGACGACACCGTCACCCTCCGCGAGCGTGACTCGACCGAACAGATCCGGGTGCCCATCGCGGACCTGCCGGACCTCCTCGGGGACCTCCGCGAGGGCGAGACCACCTTCGCGGAACTGGACGCGCCCGCACCCGAACAGTAA
- a CDS encoding dolichol kinase produces the protein MPSEVKRRLVHVSGTGYPALYLLGLARYEQLRLLLVASSLATLVLEVVRLFVGLDWRIFDELTREYEQDNLAGYALYIFGMTVAVLAFQPRVAVPAMLMLTIADPISGLAGSGELGVKATHTLLLTFGVCLLITSLSGLPLVAAVLGALAATLADGMKPIIAGYVIDDNITIPVVSAVVMYLALRYLPTVTL, from the coding sequence ATACCCAGCGAGGTCAAGCGCCGTCTCGTCCACGTCTCGGGGACGGGCTATCCGGCGCTGTACTTGCTCGGGCTTGCGCGCTACGAGCAGTTGCGACTCCTGCTCGTGGCGAGTTCGCTCGCCACGCTCGTGTTGGAGGTAGTTCGCCTGTTCGTCGGGTTGGACTGGCGCATCTTCGACGAACTGACCCGCGAGTACGAGCAGGACAACCTCGCTGGCTACGCGCTCTACATCTTCGGGATGACCGTAGCGGTACTCGCCTTCCAGCCCCGCGTCGCCGTCCCCGCGATGCTGATGCTGACCATCGCCGACCCCATCAGCGGACTGGCGGGGTCGGGCGAGTTGGGCGTGAAGGCGACCCACACGCTCCTGCTCACGTTCGGCGTCTGTCTGCTCATCACGAGTCTGTCGGGCCTCCCGCTGGTCGCGGCAGTGTTGGGGGCGCTGGCCGCGACGCTGGCCGACGGTATGAAGCCCATCATCGCGGGCTACGTCATCGACGACAACATCACGATTCCGGTCGTCTCGGCGGTCGTGATGTATCTGGCGTTGCGGTATCTGCCGACCGTGACGCTGTGA